A region of Leclercia adecarboxylata DNA encodes the following proteins:
- a CDS encoding YebY family protein, with product MKKTVLSLLLLACSGTALAAPQVITVSRFEVGKDKWAFNREEVMLTCRPGHALYAINPSTLVQYPLNDVAQQQVDSGKSNGQPIAIIQIDDPANPGQKMSLAPFIERANTLC from the coding sequence ATGAAAAAAACAGTACTTTCTTTATTATTGCTGGCCTGCTCCGGCACGGCGCTGGCAGCACCGCAGGTGATTACCGTCAGCCGGTTTGAAGTGGGCAAAGACAAATGGGCGTTCAACCGCGAAGAGGTGATGCTGACCTGCCGTCCGGGCCATGCCCTGTATGCCATTAATCCCAGCACCCTGGTGCAGTATCCCCTGAACGACGTGGCGCAGCAGCAGGTCGACAGCGGTAAGAGCAACGGCCAGCCGATCGCGATTATCCAGATTGATGACCCGGCAAACCCGGGGCAGAAGATGAGCCTGGCGCCGTTTATCGAGCGCGCGAATACGCTCTGCTAG
- the copD gene encoding copper homeostasis membrane protein CopD — protein MLAFCYVALRFAHFAALMVLFGNALYGAWLAPVSLRRVMARRFREQQKKVALASLLAAMLLLALQGGMMGNGWPDVINPSIWQAVLTTQFGQIWLWQMILALITLWIAWLQPRKAVSLILLFTAAQFFLLAGTGHAALHDGVTGLFQRSNQGLHLLCAAGWLGGLLPLLFCLRLSRGRWQRAAVYTMMRFSRYGHLAVAGVVLTGVMNTLLIQGWALPWHSAWGRMLLLKCALVAMMVVIALVNRYVLVPRFRSDDGRAQRYFIRMTQTEVVLGALVLAAVSLFATWEPF, from the coding sequence ATGCTGGCGTTCTGCTACGTCGCGCTGCGCTTCGCCCATTTTGCCGCCCTGATGGTGTTGTTTGGCAATGCCCTGTACGGCGCATGGCTGGCGCCTGTTTCGCTGCGGCGTGTCATGGCGCGTCGTTTTCGCGAACAGCAAAAAAAGGTCGCGCTCGCCAGTCTGCTCGCCGCGATGCTGCTGCTGGCGCTACAGGGGGGAATGATGGGCAACGGCTGGCCGGATGTGATTAACCCGTCCATCTGGCAAGCGGTGCTCACGACACAGTTTGGCCAGATCTGGCTATGGCAGATGATCCTGGCTCTGATCACCCTCTGGATCGCCTGGCTGCAGCCGCGAAAAGCCGTGTCGCTGATTTTGCTGTTCACCGCCGCGCAGTTTTTCCTGCTGGCAGGAACCGGACATGCGGCGTTGCATGATGGCGTGACGGGCCTGTTCCAGCGCAGCAATCAGGGTCTGCATCTTTTATGTGCCGCAGGCTGGCTGGGCGGCCTGTTACCGCTGCTCTTTTGCCTGCGCCTGTCCCGCGGACGCTGGCAGCGTGCCGCCGTATACACCATGATGCGTTTTTCTCGCTACGGCCATCTGGCGGTGGCGGGCGTGGTGCTCACCGGGGTGATGAATACGCTGCTGATCCAGGGCTGGGCGCTGCCGTGGCACTCCGCCTGGGGACGTATGCTGTTGTTGAAATGTGCGCTGGTGGCAATGATGGTGGTAATTGCCCTGGTGAATCGGTATGTTCTGGTGCCGCGGTTTCGTTCTGACGACGGACGTGCGCAACGGTATTTTATCAGGATGACGCAGACTGAGGTTGTGCTGGGGGCGCTGGTTCTGGCGGCAGTCAGCCTGTTCGCGACCTGGGAACCCTTCTGA